Within the Anaerolineae bacterium genome, the region CGGCCAGCACGGTTATTAGTTCTCCCCTGGCAATGCCCTGCTGCTTGAGAAAATCATTGGTTACGTTGTCGGCGGTCAGGTCAACTACCCGGCCTCGTTTGCCCGCGGTTAACTGGGCCAAGCCACATGTTTGACGCTGATAATCCTCTGAAGCGAGTTCTGGGATGTCCAGGTATGCGGCCAACCGGTCGGCCAATTCGTCGGGCGTAACGTGCTCAAAGCGGCAGGCCATTTCGTCGGCCGCTTGCGGCTCAATGCCCAATTTTTGCCCAAAAAAATTTGCCCATAACCGCCGGCAGCGCAGCACCCGCCGGGCCAGGGTCTCGCCCGGCGTGGTGAGGGTCACACCCTTGTAGGGTTCGTATTGGACCAAACCTTTGTCGGTCAATTTCCGGCACATCTCGTGGGCCGACACCGGCGAAATGGCCAACTCCTGAGCCAATTGGGGAATAGGCACGGGCTGGTCATCTGCTTGCAACAGGGCCACCCGGAGCAGGTACATCTCAATGCTCTCG harbors:
- a CDS encoding metal-dependent transcriptional regulator, with the protein product MAHHNFGEETMSESIEMYLLRVALLQADDQPVPIPQLAQELAISPVSAHEMCRKLTDKGLVQYEPYKGVTLTTPGETLARRVLRCRRLWANFFGQKLGIEPQAADEMACRFEHVTPDELADRLAAYLDIPELASEDYQRQTCGLAQLTAGKRGRVVDLTADNVTNDFLKQQGIARGELITVLA